A genomic region of Trichothermofontia sichuanensis B231 contains the following coding sequences:
- the gndA gene encoding NADP-dependent phosphogluconate dehydrogenase has translation MAQQSFGLIGLAVMGENLALNVERNGFPTTVYNRSYEKTEQFMATRAQGRNFVGAKTIEEFVASLERPRRILIMVKAGKPVDAVIDQLKPLLDPGDIIIDGGNSLYEDTERRVQALEAAGFRFIGMGVSGGEEGALNGPSLMPGGTEASYEYLAPILTKIAAQVDDGPCVTYIGPGGAGHYVKMVHNGIEYGDMQLIAEAYDLLRSILGLNAQQLHEVFSEWNTTDELNSFLIEITADIFRYIDPDTQKPLVDLILDSAGQKGTGRWTVVSALEQGVPVPTITAAVNARIMSAYKAERVAASQQLTGPTARFDGDAKAFVNKVRDALYCSKICSYAQGMALLSKASQDFNYNLNLSEISRIWKGGCIIRAGFLNKIKSAFREQPQLPNLLLAPEFKQTILDRQQAWREVLVTANTMGIAVPAFSASLDYFDSYRTANLPQNLTQAQRDYFGAHTYERIDKPGSFHTEWTEIPEVAAR, from the coding sequence ATGGCACAGCAAAGTTTTGGGCTGATTGGTCTGGCTGTGATGGGTGAAAACCTGGCGTTGAATGTGGAGCGCAATGGCTTTCCCACAACGGTCTACAACCGCAGCTATGAAAAGACGGAACAGTTTATGGCGACCCGTGCCCAGGGGCGCAATTTTGTCGGGGCTAAGACGATCGAGGAGTTTGTGGCTTCTCTGGAACGTCCGCGTCGAATTCTGATCATGGTCAAAGCTGGGAAACCGGTGGATGCAGTCATTGACCAGTTAAAACCCTTGCTTGATCCCGGTGACATTATTATTGACGGCGGCAACTCCCTGTATGAAGATACGGAACGCCGGGTGCAAGCTTTGGAAGCGGCAGGGTTTCGGTTTATTGGCATGGGCGTGAGTGGGGGTGAAGAGGGTGCCCTTAATGGGCCGAGCCTGATGCCGGGGGGGACGGAAGCCTCCTACGAATATTTGGCCCCGATCCTGACCAAGATTGCGGCTCAAGTGGATGATGGTCCCTGTGTCACCTATATCGGCCCTGGGGGGGCGGGTCACTACGTCAAGATGGTCCACAATGGCATTGAGTATGGCGATATGCAACTCATTGCCGAAGCCTATGATTTACTGCGATCGATCCTGGGGTTAAATGCCCAGCAGTTGCATGAGGTCTTCAGCGAGTGGAATACGACCGATGAGTTGAACTCGTTCCTGATTGAAATTACCGCCGATATTTTCCGCTACATCGATCCCGACACCCAAAAACCCCTGGTGGATCTCATCCTGGACTCGGCGGGCCAAAAGGGCACAGGTCGCTGGACAGTGGTGAGCGCCCTAGAGCAGGGGGTGCCAGTCCCCACCATTACGGCGGCGGTCAATGCCCGAATTATGTCGGCCTACAAGGCAGAACGGGTGGCGGCGTCCCAGCAGTTGACCGGTCCCACAGCCCGGTTTGATGGCGATGCCAAGGCGTTTGTGAACAAGGTGCGGGATGCACTCTATTGCTCCAAAATTTGCTCCTACGCCCAGGGGATGGCCCTGCTCAGTAAAGCGTCCCAAGATTTTAATTACAACTTGAATTTGAGTGAAATCTCGCGCATTTGGAAGGGCGGTTGTATTATCCGGGCCGGGTTCCTGAATAAAATTAAGTCGGCCTTCCGGGAGCAACCCCAGTTGCCCAATTTGTTGTTGGCGCCGGAGTTTAAGCAGACGATCCTCGATCGCCAGCAGGCATGGCGAGAAGTCCTGGTCACGGCGAACACAATGGGCATTGCCGTTCCCGCCTTCAGTGCGTCCCTGGATTATTTCGACAGCTACCGCACCGCCAATTTGCCGCAAAACCTGACCCAGGCCCAGCGGGATTACTTCGGTGCCCACACCTATGAACGGATCGATAAACCCGGTAGCTTCCACACGGAATGGACCGAAATTCCCGAAGTGGCCGCTCGGTAA
- a CDS encoding diguanylate cyclase translates to MDRAFVDFQAELSALRQTYADQILDKYGQIETVWQRVQRQQQQSYATLYQLAHRMRGSAATFGFLELGQVAQQLEEHFKQLAAVGTATPEQVEQINHLLNDLKTIAQQSRQEASGSPATPLPDPGLGHEFIKRLFQVGSPLKAAQRHSTHRNKHGNKLVFLLEPDPQIAQDLSTQMSYFGYQVHTFGTLSALEAAIQRTWPDALILDVALSEVPDVATGVSSPQGCCPIPLWERCATGATSLITDEALNNAPHHPPILFIAAREDMRDRLKAVRAGGAGYFLKPVAISALVDQLDHLTAVSTAEPYRILVVDDEVEQAEYYAHVLETAGMQSRVVTDPMQVMQALGEWETDLILMDMHMPGCTGLELAAVIRQQPIYVSTPIVFLSVETDLDQHRAAMHQGGDQFLVKPIPPADLVIEVTGRVQRSRILRSLMERDSLTGLLKHTTVKEQLQLEIKRAQRQRSVLAFAMLDIDHFKQVNDTYGHATGDQVLRSLARMLQQRLRRTDAIGRYGGEEFAIILPDTTGEAALKVLDEIRNGFAHVQYQGRDTTTNASCEFGVTFSCGIATFPTYSDANCLSEAADRALYQAKRQGRNQVVLANPVLFPPLHGALPPF, encoded by the coding sequence ATGGATAGGGCTTTTGTCGACTTCCAGGCAGAATTATCGGCGCTGCGACAGACTTATGCCGACCAAATCCTCGACAAATACGGTCAAATTGAAACCGTGTGGCAGCGGGTGCAGCGGCAACAACAGCAGTCCTATGCCACCCTCTACCAACTGGCCCACCGGATGCGGGGATCGGCAGCCACTTTTGGTTTTCTGGAATTGGGTCAGGTTGCGCAACAGTTGGAGGAACACTTCAAGCAGTTGGCTGCGGTGGGAACCGCTACACCTGAGCAAGTCGAGCAGATCAATCACCTTCTGAACGATCTCAAAACGATCGCCCAGCAATCACGCCAGGAAGCCTCCGGGTCGCCAGCCACGCCCCTGCCCGATCCCGGTTTGGGGCACGAATTTATCAAACGTCTGTTTCAGGTGGGTTCTCCTCTGAAGGCTGCCCAGCGGCACTCAACCCACAGGAATAAGCATGGGAATAAGCTGGTTTTTCTGCTGGAGCCAGATCCCCAAATTGCCCAGGATCTGAGTACCCAAATGAGTTACTTTGGCTATCAAGTACACACCTTTGGTACCCTGTCTGCCCTGGAAGCAGCCATCCAGAGGACATGGCCCGATGCTCTAATCCTGGACGTAGCCTTATCAGAAGTGCCGGACGTAGCGACTGGCGTCAGCTCTCCGCAGGGGTGCTGCCCAATTCCCCTGTGGGAGCGCTGCGCGACCGGGGCAACCAGCTTGATCACTGACGAGGCATTGAACAACGCCCCTCACCATCCCCCCATTTTGTTTATTGCTGCTCGCGAAGATATGCGCGATCGCCTCAAGGCTGTGCGGGCTGGCGGGGCTGGCTATTTCCTCAAACCGGTGGCTATTAGTGCCCTCGTTGATCAGCTGGATCACCTGACAGCAGTCTCGACGGCGGAACCCTATCGCATCCTGGTGGTAGATGACGAGGTGGAGCAGGCCGAGTATTATGCCCACGTCCTAGAAACGGCGGGAATGCAAAGCCGCGTAGTCACGGACCCCATGCAGGTGATGCAGGCCCTAGGGGAATGGGAAACGGACCTGATTTTGATGGATATGCACATGCCCGGTTGTACGGGACTGGAATTAGCCGCTGTCATCCGCCAACAGCCGATCTATGTCAGCACCCCGATCGTCTTTTTGTCAGTTGAAACGGATTTAGATCAGCATCGAGCGGCGATGCACCAGGGTGGGGATCAGTTCCTGGTTAAACCCATTCCCCCGGCGGATTTGGTCATTGAGGTAACGGGGCGGGTACAACGATCGCGGATTTTACGCTCGCTGATGGAACGGGACAGCCTCACGGGCCTGCTCAAGCACACCACCGTTAAGGAGCAACTACAACTGGAGATCAAACGGGCACAACGGCAGCGATCGGTTCTGGCCTTTGCCATGCTGGATATTGATCACTTCAAGCAGGTCAATGATACCTACGGCCATGCTACGGGGGATCAGGTTCTTCGGAGCCTCGCACGGATGTTGCAACAACGACTCCGCCGGACCGATGCGATCGGACGCTATGGGGGTGAAGAATTTGCGATTATTCTGCCCGATACGACCGGGGAAGCTGCTTTGAAGGTCCTGGATGAAATCCGAAATGGCTTTGCCCATGTGCAATATCAGGGCCGAGATACAACGACCAATGCCAGTTGCGAATTTGGGGTAACCTTTAGCTGTGGGATTGCCACTTTCCCTACCTATAGTGATGCCAACTGTCTCAGCGAGGCTGCCGATCGTGCCCTGTATCAAGCCAAACGTCAGGGACGTAATCAGGTTGTGCTGGCGAATCCGGTCCTATTCCCGCCGTTACATGGGGCATTGCCTCCCTTTTAG
- a CDS encoding ROK family protein — translation MNVLVIDIGGTNVKCLATGQTESRKFPSGPTMTPDAMVRGVKAMTEDWAYDHIAIGYPGLVRHGQITRDPRNLAPGWIGFDFAAAFGCPVKLINDAAMQALGSYQEGIMLFLGLGTGLGSAMVAEGVVIPLELGHLSYRKGTFEDYLGIRGLKRLGVKKWRQHVEITIKRFVSALELDDVVIGGGNAKRLKQLPPGCRLGSNANAFTGGFRLWAAADPHNPAAGSTPTNSP, via the coding sequence ATGAATGTCCTGGTCATTGATATTGGCGGTACCAATGTTAAATGCTTGGCAACTGGGCAAACCGAGTCCCGGAAGTTCCCCTCTGGCCCCACGATGACTCCCGATGCAATGGTGAGGGGGGTAAAAGCCATGACTGAGGATTGGGCCTACGACCACATTGCGATCGGCTATCCCGGCTTGGTGCGCCACGGACAGATTACCAGAGATCCCCGCAACCTCGCCCCTGGTTGGATTGGCTTCGACTTTGCCGCTGCCTTCGGTTGTCCCGTCAAGCTGATTAACGATGCGGCGATGCAAGCGTTGGGCAGCTATCAGGAGGGGATCATGCTCTTCCTTGGGCTGGGCACGGGGCTAGGCTCCGCGATGGTAGCAGAAGGGGTGGTAATCCCACTGGAACTAGGCCATTTGAGTTATCGCAAAGGTACATTTGAAGACTATCTGGGCATTCGAGGGCTGAAACGATTAGGCGTTAAGAAGTGGCGGCAGCACGTTGAGATCACGATCAAACGCTTTGTCTCCGCTCTCGAACTGGATGATGTGGTCATTGGTGGCGGCAATGCCAAAAGGCTGAAACAGCTTCCCCCCGGTTGTCGTTTAGGGAGCAATGCCAATGCGTTTACCGGCGGCTTTCGGCTCTGGGCAGCCGCCGATCCCCACAACCCAGCCGCCGGGTCAACCCCGACCAACTCCCCATAG
- a CDS encoding cation-translocating P-type ATPase, whose amino-acid sequence MNTWYQLEAAAVLNQLGTNANTGLSGTEASQRLLQYGKNELQEHPPKSPWLMLWEQFTATTVLVLIVAAVISALLGDFQDTAAIMAIVIFNGLLGFTQEYKAGKDFAALKKMAVPKARVWRDSEWQEVVASELVPGDIIQLEDGDQVPADARLLECINLRTQEAAFTGESESVEKSVATLTGDSLPLGDRHNMVFMGTIVTYGRGRAVVTETGMNTELGKIADSLQSVEPEATPLQRRLDQLGRRLALMALALVAVIFGFGIMRGEDLEAMFLTAVSLAVAIIPEGLPAVVTIALALGARRMLKRKALIRKLPAVETLGSVTTICSDKTGTLTENRMTVTILSLAGQRVDLRETFAEITSRLDGNKSIFQPGEGTQLPEPMALTLVGCALCNNALVPDDADDTDLATENRADSEVPKAIGDPTEIALVVAADRLGLDKEELEELLPRQAEAPFDSDRKRMTTIHRVEQDGEQWKCDNPSSRLLPRLSSLLQTPYLAFTKGSVDGLLQICTQVWIDDRTEPLTPDWDAQIRDHNDRLASSGTRVLGVAFRPVATLPLLGQEVTLERDLIFVGLVGMLDPARPEAKTAVQTCHRAGIRTVMITGDHPLMARHIAEELEISQNGCYLTGVDLDKLSLEELAQQVEAVSVYARVSPQQKLAIVEALQSRGHIVAMTGDGVNDAPALSKADIGVAMGITGTDVAKEAADMVLLNDNFATIVAAVEEGRVIYDNIRKFIRYNLTGNTSGVVIMLFSPLLAMPLPLRPTQILWINLLADGLLALALSVEPAESNVMRRPPYPPNESVFSRGVGRDIIWVGSLMGLIFLFAGDYFFGTGAEWVHWQVMVFSTLAFSRISLALAMRSEHDFVFSQGFFANKPMLAAVVLTFALQMLVIYVPWLQGMFSTQGLSAQELLICLALSTVGFWAVEAQKLFFRWRPQ is encoded by the coding sequence ATGAATACCTGGTATCAACTTGAGGCCGCCGCCGTCTTAAACCAGTTGGGGACCAATGCGAACACGGGCTTGAGTGGGACGGAAGCCAGCCAACGCCTGCTCCAATATGGCAAGAACGAGTTACAGGAACATCCCCCCAAGAGTCCCTGGCTAATGCTCTGGGAGCAATTTACCGCCACCACTGTGTTGGTGCTCATTGTGGCAGCAGTGATCTCAGCTCTCTTGGGGGATTTCCAGGATACGGCGGCGATTATGGCGATCGTGATCTTTAATGGCCTGCTAGGCTTTACCCAGGAATATAAGGCAGGCAAGGACTTCGCGGCATTGAAAAAAATGGCGGTGCCTAAGGCGCGGGTCTGGCGAGACAGCGAGTGGCAGGAGGTGGTAGCCAGTGAACTGGTGCCAGGAGACATTATCCAACTTGAAGATGGGGACCAGGTTCCTGCCGATGCCCGTTTGCTGGAATGCATTAACCTACGGACTCAGGAAGCAGCCTTTACCGGGGAGTCGGAATCGGTGGAGAAAAGTGTGGCCACGCTGACGGGGGATAGTTTGCCCCTAGGCGATCGCCACAATATGGTGTTCATGGGCACGATTGTCACCTATGGCCGGGGGCGGGCGGTGGTGACAGAGACGGGTATGAATACGGAGTTGGGCAAAATTGCCGACTCGCTGCAGTCGGTGGAACCGGAGGCGACCCCCCTGCAACGGCGACTGGATCAATTGGGTCGCCGTCTGGCGCTGATGGCCCTAGCCCTCGTGGCGGTAATCTTTGGCTTTGGCATTATGCGGGGCGAAGACCTTGAGGCTATGTTTTTAACCGCTGTGAGCCTTGCGGTGGCCATTATTCCGGAAGGTCTGCCCGCAGTAGTGACGATCGCCCTGGCCCTAGGGGCGCGGCGAATGCTCAAGCGCAAGGCCTTGATTCGCAAACTTCCGGCGGTGGAAACGCTGGGATCGGTTACCACCATTTGCTCAGACAAAACGGGCACGCTGACGGAAAACCGGATGACGGTGACGATCCTGTCCCTGGCGGGGCAGCGGGTGGATCTGCGGGAGACGTTTGCCGAGATTACATCGCGCTTGGATGGCAATAAGTCGATTTTTCAACCGGGGGAGGGAACCCAACTGCCGGAACCGATGGCCCTAACCCTAGTAGGCTGTGCTCTGTGCAACAATGCCCTAGTGCCTGATGATGCTGATGATACAGATCTTGCCACTGAGAATCGCGCCGATTCAGAGGTGCCCAAGGCGATCGGGGACCCGACGGAAATTGCCTTAGTGGTGGCTGCCGATCGCCTGGGTTTGGATAAGGAGGAGTTGGAGGAATTGTTACCTCGACAAGCGGAAGCGCCCTTTGACTCCGATCGCAAGCGGATGACAACGATTCATCGCGTTGAGCAGGATGGTGAACAGTGGAAATGTGATAATCCCTCGTCCCGGCTGCTACCCCGGCTCAGTTCGCTGCTCCAAACACCCTATCTGGCCTTTACGAAAGGCTCGGTTGACGGGTTACTACAAATTTGTACTCAGGTGTGGATCGACGATCGCACGGAGCCGTTGACGCCAGACTGGGATGCGCAGATTCGGGACCACAACGATCGGCTAGCCAGTTCCGGGACGCGGGTGTTGGGTGTGGCCTTTCGCCCGGTGGCAACGCTACCCCTGCTAGGGCAGGAGGTTACCCTAGAGCGAGACCTGATTTTTGTCGGCTTGGTGGGAATGCTGGACCCGGCGCGTCCGGAGGCCAAAACAGCAGTGCAAACCTGTCATCGGGCAGGGATTCGGACGGTGATGATTACGGGTGATCATCCGCTGATGGCGCGGCACATTGCCGAAGAACTGGAAATTTCCCAGAACGGGTGCTATCTCACGGGTGTCGATCTCGACAAGCTATCTCTAGAAGAACTCGCACAGCAGGTCGAGGCGGTCTCAGTCTATGCACGGGTCTCCCCACAGCAAAAGTTGGCGATCGTGGAGGCGTTGCAAAGTCGCGGTCATATTGTGGCAATGACGGGGGATGGGGTGAATGATGCCCCGGCCCTGAGTAAGGCGGATATTGGGGTGGCGATGGGGATAACGGGTACGGATGTGGCGAAGGAAGCGGCGGATATGGTACTGCTGAATGATAACTTTGCCACGATCGTGGCAGCGGTGGAAGAGGGCCGGGTGATTTATGATAACATCCGTAAGTTTATTCGCTACAACCTGACGGGGAATACCAGTGGCGTAGTCATTATGCTGTTTTCGCCTCTACTGGCCATGCCCCTGCCGCTGCGACCGACGCAAATTTTGTGGATTAACCTGTTGGCCGATGGCTTGCTGGCTCTGGCGTTGAGTGTGGAGCCAGCCGAAAGTAATGTGATGCGCCGCCCGCCCTACCCACCGAATGAAAGCGTGTTTAGCCGGGGCGTTGGTCGCGACATCATCTGGGTCGGCAGCCTGATGGGGTTGATATTCCTGTTCGCGGGGGATTATTTCTTTGGTACGGGTGCCGAGTGGGTGCATTGGCAGGTGATGGTGTTTTCAACGCTGGCTTTTTCTCGCATTAGTCTGGCCCTGGCGATGCGATCGGAGCATGATTTCGTGTTTAGCCAGGGCTTTTTTGCCAACAAACCCATGCTGGCGGCGGTGGTGTTAACCTTTGCCTTACAAATGCTAGTCATCTATGTGCCCTGGCTGCAAGGGATGTTCAGCACCCAAGGGCTATCGGCACAGGAATTACTGATCTGTCTGGCACTGAGTACGGTAGGGTTCTGGGCCGTGGAAGCGCAAAAGCTATTTTTCCGCTGGCGGCCTCAATAA